The sequence below is a genomic window from Bradyrhizobium septentrionale.
TCGGCTACAGCGACAACCACCATACCCTTTTAGTAGAAGGAAAAAAAAACGGCCCCAGAGCGGTACGAGCCGGGGCCGTTGGGGTATTTGTGTATCTAAACATTTCCAGCTGACATCAGGCTTACGCCATCCCGAAAACTTTCGTTCACCCACGGTGAAATCCCAGATTGCGCTCGGCTATAGGGCGGGCCGCATTGGCCCGGGGCATGGCTATTCGTTCTCGACCCGAGCGTTCCTTGCGCTAATGCGGCACCGGCTTTCTCACCCTGCCAGACCCCAAGCTTCCGCAGGCTTCCAATCTCGACTGACGCGGGACCGGTCATGTGGCCCCAGCAATCGCCGGTCGGCCGGATCAGGCTGGCGACCGAGCGAAGCCCGGCGTTTCGGACCTCTGGCTTGAAGGATGGAGGAGCATGCGCCTGGTGCCGACCGCGATCCGTTCGGCCGGCTGCCCCCTAGAGTAGGTAGGAGCCCGATCCAATGTTGATGCAGTAACGTCAGCCGCCGTTAGCCTTTCGGGCTGGAACTCCCATGGAGCATCAGGAATCTGTCGATGTCTGAAAAGACTACTACTAACTTGCGCGCCGCAGTTAAGAGGCGCATTGCCCAGATCGAAGGTATGACACTAGTCGAGATTCAACGGGTCATGATGGATTGTATGTCCGAGCGGTCTGCTGGCAGGATGACGGCATGTGAGGGCAATGCGTTGCGCCACGCGCAGAACAAACGGGTCGGCATTCTCGGACGAGACCTTGTCGCCACGCGGGAGAGCTAAAGCGCAGTGAGAGGCCGCGATCCCGAAGCCGCGACGCCCAAAGAAAGAACTCGCCGGCATGGAGACACAAATACAGGAGCGGAACCCCGCTCGCGTCAAGGACAAGAGGTGCGTGGCATGTTCGAACAACCACACTTCCGTTCTTATTCAACCCCGACTCGCATTTGTATTGGCCTTGCGGTCTTAAGTGCCGTCCTGCTGGTCGGGATAATAGTGACGCACGTCGGGCCGTAAGGCTGCTCCCCGTATCCTCACTTGGTTGATTGGGGATTTGCTGTGATGCCGTTCTGCCGCTGAAGACGAATAAGAGTGAGCCATGACTCGCCGCATTACCTGCATTATCAAGCTGCCTAACTAGCAACTTCTGCAGCAACAGCTTGGCATCCAACGGAATCGAGAGATCGGTGCGGCTAGGGGTGCGCAATACCACTAAGGGCGAAAAGGCATATATTTCGCGGTTGCGAGCAAGTTGCCGACCCTTGGCGTTCGGTTCTCGGCTGGTGTTGTGTAACCCGGGCACCCGCACGGCCGCAGCCCACGCACGGACCGGCCAACATCATGCCGAGGACGCGAGATACAACCGCGCATCGTGATGCTTGCCTTGTGGCTGAGGACCGCTGTCAAACCGGGACTTCCTCCTTGGGGGCCGCACGTCCGCGCTTCCGCCAAGTGCAGACATTGGTCGGGGAGGGTCGTCCGTTGGTCAAGCTGCGCAAATCCTGCTTTAGCCCTCCTGGCCAGCTTTGGCCCTCCGCTCGGCCCGCTTGCGGCGGCTTTCGGCTGGCAGGCTTCCCTGCCATAGCTCGATCTCATCTTCATACCAGACCAGTTTTTTCGGGCTGATGTAATGCGCGCTTGGAAACTCCTCGTTCTTGACCATGCGCTTCAGCGTTGACTTGCCGACCGGCACCAGCTCCAGCACCTGATCCATCGTGAGCATCCGCCGCGCTCCCTTCTTTACGTCGTCCATTTCCAGCACCTCGCGCTCCTTTCCCTCTGCGCTCTCTACGTGCCCCAGGCGACTGCTTTTCCTCCCTCACTGCAAAAGACTCATCAGCTTATGCAGGCACCAGCTCCATTGCCTTGCCGTACATCGTCTGCAGCTCGGCGACGGCATCAGGCCCGTCGCGCTCGGCCATCTCGCGCAGGACCGGCAGGCCGCTATCGATGCTGGCGATCACTTCGGCGCGGGTCGCGGCGCGGCCCTCGGCGAAGAACTCGACGCGCTCGGGATCGCCGACATTGAACAGCGCGCCACCGTGACCATCCTTGAAGATCGTGTAGCGCAGCGTCGTCCAGATCAGCGTCACGCCCGGATTCCTGCGTAGCATCAGGCCAGCAGGTTCAAGATGCTCGGGCACGTCCTTCTCGTTGCGGCGCATCTTCGGCTGCGTCAGGAATGGGCAGGCCCGCACCGCATAGAGCGCGCAGTCCCGATGGCTCGGCGGCTCGGCGCTGACGCGATTGACGGCGCACATCGGACCGATCACGAAGCACATGAACTTACCGAGCGGCTCGCCGCAAAGCCAGCAGCGCTTGTGCCGCACGCAGATCACCATCTTCTCGCCATCGAAGCCGCGAAACTCGGACTCGCCGTTGACGTAGGGCACGAAGTACGGCACCGGGAATCCCTGATCGTTGACCGGCAAATGCCGCATCCGATCCGGCAGCTCAAGATGCCGGATGCGCTGGTTCAGCTCGCGCCTCATCGCTCACCGCCATTGCTCTGCCGGTCGAGCGCTCGCAACAGCGTGATGATCTGCTCAAATCCCAGCTTGCCGATGCCATCCAGCTTGCGCAGCCGGTGCGGCCCCGCCGCCTTCAGCTGCTCGATGGTCGTGATGCCAGCGTTATCGAGCACGTGCAGCACGCGGGTCGGCAGCTCCAGCTCGTTGCGCTGCTCCAGTGCTTCTTCCTTCCACCATGCACCGCTGGCGGTGGCGCGCTCAGCGAGTGCCGACAATGGCGTGGCGGTGGTGCTCTGCTCGCTCATGGTTTCCTCCATTTCAGTGATCCACATATGGTTGCCGGTCACGGCTGCATCTTGCTGCGCATGCGCTCTTCCCACTCTGCAGCCGTGCGCGGCAACCCGACTCGCTCGGTGGGGCACTCCTGCTCATTGAGCAGCAGCGTTTCGAGGCGCTTGAACATATCGAACAGCTCGGCATTGCCGCCCATGTCGGGATGCAGCCGCGCAAGAATCTTGACGTAGGTGCGGCGATCCATCAGACCCTTGCGAGAAACGATGACGCGATCAGCCAGTGCCTCGCGCTCCTTCAGGCGCGGCCAGATATTTTCGAGCAGCTGCTGATACCGCTCCGTGACGCGGCACTCAAAGTCTGCCTCCAGCTGGCGCGAGAGACTGGCAAGCCTTTTCTGCTCTGCCAGCGCGCTGGGATCAGCCGCTTCGGCCTTCGCCTCGCGGCGCACCTGCTCGCGCTCAATGATATGACGCACCTGCCGCTTGCCGATCCCGGTTTGCTTGGCGATCTCGGCGCTGGTCTTGTCTTGATCGGCGAGCGCGATTACGACCGGCTCGGCATAGTGCCGCTTCGGCGCGTGATACCGCTTACTCGTCGGCGTTTTGCGCGCCTTGCCGTCCTTGCCGGTGCGCTTTCCAACTGTCCCATCTGGTACAGTTGCTCTCTTACGCGCTCTGCTGACCGTCATGGTGCCGACGCCGAGATCAGCGGCGATGGCGCGGTCGGATTTTTCCGGGTGAGCCTTGACCGCTTCCTCTGCTCGGTCTCCCGGCGATACGTAAGGTGCCCCGCATCGGCAGCTGCCTTCGCCGGGAGCACCACATGCAGAGCAGATCAGTTTGGCGCGGATCGGCAGCGGGACTACTCTCTCGGAATTGCTCATTTGCCCTCTGGAAGGTTGGCCGGGGTATAGATCACCCCGGCCCCTTTTGCTGTCACTCGGCGGCTTGGGCCCGTACCTGATCCCGCTCGTCGCGGAGGCGGCGGCGCTCTTCGCTCAATTCGTTTCGAGTGCAGTGATGATCACGCTGCAGCTTGCGGAACGCCTTGAGATATTCCTCCATGTTCCGCGATGCGATCTCGGGCTGGTCTGCGACAGCATCTCGCAACAGGCGTGATGCCTCGAAGTCGTCAAACTTGCAGCGGCCCTCGACCGAGTCCTCATCATCGCCTGCTGAGATCAGCGCAAGAAACGTTTCGTTCTCCAGCGCCAGCTTCCTGAAAACCGGCAGGAGCTGATGGTACAGCTTTGGTTGCGCCTGCTGCTTCGCGCGGGCGACCCAACCTGCAGCAGTCGTCGGCAGGGTTGAGTGGAGTTTAGCAATATCTCCAGTCATTCTGGTTCTCCCTTCCTTGGTTATGTCCCAGCCCTGATTTCACTCACCGCCATAGAGCCGTCTGCGATCCGCCAGGCGCAGCTGCTGCTCGTTTTCCAGCTTCTTTTCGATCTCGCCGAAGTCGAGCTGCCGCATCGATTCCTCGATGGGCGCAAGGCTCTCCAAGAACATCTTCGCATCGGCCGACAGCAGGCCCATGCCAATCACCTGCGTGCGCAGATCGAGCGCTTGCTTCTCAATCTTGGTGATCGCCGCCTTGGTCATCGCGTCGATGGATGACTTGGCCACGCGGCGCAGCTCGGCGCGACGGCTTGACAGCATATTCTCGCCGCGCCCCTGCCAGCTCGCACTGATCGACGGCGCGAATGTCGGCGGGATGCCGAGCGCCTTGCATCGCTTGGCGATGGTGGCCTGCGATTCCTGCACCACGCGCTGCGCTTCCTGCGTCGCCTTTTGCCAGACTTCGTCCTGATCGAAGGTGTAGACCGTCGCCATCTGCCGCTCGAAATCGGCCATGCAGGCCGCCGCCTGCTCCTCGGCATGCGCCCGCAGCACCTTGGTGCGGTCCTTGATGATCATCGAGAGGTCGTGGGTCTCGTGGCGGCTCAGCTTGCGCGGCTCTTCGGTCATTTGGCCCGCTCCGTGGCGAGGGTGGCGTTGCCCTTGTCGAGATACGCCCTGATGATCCGGCGCAGCAGCTCGGGCCGCTTGATCCTGCTCAGCGTCGCGAGCAGCTCCAGCTGCTCATAGTCGTGGTCATCGAGCGCGGCGACAATCTTCCGCCTCATGGACTCGACCTCTCATGGTTGCGCCAGCAGCCGTTTGGCGTTGGCGATTTGCGCTTTGCTGGCCTTGCCGGCCGCCAAGGCCTGCAGGGCTGCGCGCAGCTTCAGTAGCTGCTGCGCGTCCTTGATCTCGATCAGCGCGATCAGGCGCGGATTCCTTTCGGCGGCCAGCCGCTCAAGGCAGTGCCAGACGCTCATCTTCTTCTTGATCGTGCTGCCGCGCCTCATGCCGCGCGATCCTCGCCCAGCTTGTCGATCTCTTGCGCCAATTTGGAATTGACCTCGTCGCCGCGCGCAGCTTCAGCCCGCGCCGCAGCGCCGAGCACATGCAGGACGGTGATGTCATGCCTGAGTTTGGCCGCGCGTTCGAGCACGAGCTGTTCGACCGCCTTGTTGTTTTGCCGGGAATGTTCAAGCTGGCTGACCCAATCGGTGGCCAGCTGATCGACGGACTTGATCATCTGATCGTGCGATTGCTGATCGAAGGGCTGTATCTTTGCCTTGACCAGCTCCTGCACGCGGAGCGACGGCTCATCGGCGCGTGCCGCCAGCCGCTCCAGGTCGCGCAGCATCAGCTCGGCGGTCTCTTCGCTGGGATCATGCTGGACGCCATTCATCTCCGTCATCGAGGTCTCCTCCGTTGGGTTTTGGTTTTCGATCCTTCGGCCCGCCGCCCTCTCAGGGCTGGGGCGCAGTGTTAGGACGGCGAGCCTTCGGACCAACCGCAGCCGCGCGTGATACGGTCACGCAGGCTGCAGCGATAGCATTGCCGCCAAGCGATCCTTCTCGGCAGGGTCGGCAATTCGTGCGAGCAGTTTCGTGTTGATCACTTCCTTCGCCTCATCCCAGAACTCGTGCAGTTCGTGATCCTTCATGTTCCTGCGCGACATCGAATTGATGGCGACCACCTCGCGGCCCAGCAGCTCGCCGAGCAGTTGGAAATTGCCGGTCGCGACCAGCAGCTCGGCGCGCACTCGCTCTGGTGTGGTGCGCAGCGCCTT
It includes:
- a CDS encoding ribbon-helix-helix protein, CopG family, with amino-acid sequence MRRKIVAALDDHDYEQLELLATLSRIKRPELLRRIIRAYLDKGNATLATERAK
- a CDS encoding helix-turn-helix transcriptional regulator: MDDVKKGARRMLTMDQVLELVPVGKSTLKRMVKNEEFPSAHYISPKKLVWYEDEIELWQGSLPAESRRKRAERRAKAGQEG
- a CDS encoding DNA-directed RNA polymerase subunit alpha C-terminal domain-containing protein codes for the protein MTGNHMWITEMEETMSEQSTTATPLSALAERATASGAWWKEEALEQRNELELPTRVLHVLDNAGITTIEQLKAAGPHRLRKLDGIGKLGFEQIITLLRALDRQSNGGER